From Woronichinia naegeliana WA131, the proteins below share one genomic window:
- a CDS encoding DUF4912 domain-containing protein, with protein MTQERPLLEEMTLRQLRRVASEYNISRYSRMRKSQLLASIEQAIQENNQNKTFLTNTNHSQEEKAVEASKFELGQDDKFGGPFTSVDENLGDFPGGYGESRIVLMPRDPQWAYAYWDIPNEQKNALRSQGGQQLALRLYDVTDVNLNYQSPHSVQEYLCDELAREWYLPIPVSDRDYAVDIGYRTFDGRWLVLARSIPVRIPPVYPSDWVEDVFITVNWDEELKGRTLYNLVPPSKRAVGVGNAIHDQVYDLAQSAEAQRMAGSLYGSMQQVPGSIQHVAGSVQHVAGSIQQVAGSIQHVAGSVQQVPSYMQHVAGSVQPIPSWMQHVAGSVQHVAGSIQHEQALSSYIFPSGVGMWAAPNVSGLNMSGIGLTASGAGFMASEAPIRPRQFWLVADAELIVYGATEPDATVTIGGRPIKLNPDGTFRFQMSFQDGLIDYPIMAVAADGEQTRSIHMKFNRETPSRRTNTKEEAVLEWPV; from the coding sequence ATGACCCAGGAACGTCCACTTCTCGAAGAAATGACGCTGCGACAATTGCGGCGGGTTGCTAGTGAATACAATATTTCACGATATAGCCGGATGCGTAAATCCCAATTACTGGCTTCTATCGAACAAGCAATTCAAGAAAACAATCAAAACAAAACCTTTTTAACGAATACTAATCACTCTCAGGAGGAAAAAGCTGTGGAAGCATCAAAATTTGAATTGGGCCAGGATGACAAATTTGGCGGTCCTTTCACTTCTGTTGATGAAAATTTAGGCGATTTTCCAGGCGGCTACGGCGAAAGCAGGATTGTGTTGATGCCTCGTGACCCTCAATGGGCCTATGCCTACTGGGATATTCCCAATGAACAGAAAAATGCTTTACGTAGTCAGGGTGGCCAGCAATTAGCCCTACGTCTCTATGATGTCACCGATGTTAATCTCAACTATCAAAGTCCCCATAGCGTTCAGGAATATCTCTGTGACGAGTTAGCACGAGAATGGTATTTGCCGATCCCGGTCAGCGATCGCGACTATGCCGTTGATATTGGTTATCGCACCTTTGATGGTCGTTGGTTGGTGTTAGCTCGTTCCATTCCCGTTCGTATTCCGCCTGTCTATCCCTCTGATTGGGTAGAAGATGTGTTTATCACAGTTAACTGGGATGAAGAACTGAAAGGAAGAACCCTCTATAACTTAGTTCCCCCCAGTAAGCGGGCAGTGGGTGTCGGTAATGCGATTCACGATCAAGTTTATGATCTGGCTCAATCTGCTGAAGCCCAACGGATGGCAGGTTCACTCTATGGCTCCATGCAACAAGTGCCCGGCTCCATCCAACACGTAGCTGGTTCAGTTCAACACGTAGCGGGTTCCATCCAACAGGTCGCTGGCTCCATCCAACACGTAGCCGGTTCAGTTCAACAAGTTCCTAGTTATATGCAGCACGTAGCCGGTTCAGTTCAACCGATTCCCAGTTGGATGCAGCACGTAGCCGGTTCAGTCCAACACGTAGCCGGTTCTATTCAGCACGAACAAGCTCTTAGCTCCTACATTTTCCCCTCTGGTGTCGGGATGTGGGCTGCCCCCAATGTATCGGGTCTAAATATGTCAGGGATCGGCTTAACGGCTTCTGGTGCAGGCTTTATGGCTTCTGAAGCTCCCATTCGTCCTCGTCAGTTCTGGTTAGTCGCCGATGCAGAACTCATTGTTTATGGTGCAACAGAACCTGATGCCACTGTGACGATCGGTGGTCGTCCCATTAAACTCAATCCCGATGGCACTTTCCGCTTCCAAATGTCCTTCCAAGATGGCTTAATTGACTATCCGATTATGGCAGTAGCAGCTGATGGTGAACAGACTCGTTCCATTCACATGAAGTTTAACCGTGAAACGCCTTCCCGTCGTACCAATACCAAGGAAGAGGCGGTTTTAGAATGGCCTGTTTAG
- the ispF gene encoding 2-C-methyl-D-erythritol 2,4-cyclodiphosphate synthase: protein MNSIRIGNGYDIHRLVAGRDLILGGVKIAHHLGLLGHSDADVLTHAIMDALLGALSLGDIGHYFPPTDPQWAGADSLKLLAQVNQLVQDQGWQIGNLDTVIVAEQPKLKPHLPAMREKLSQVLSLEPDQIGIKATTNENLGPVGREEGIAAYSVVLLVK from the coding sequence ATGAATTCTATACGGATTGGTAATGGTTATGATATTCACCGTCTGGTGGCAGGACGGGATTTGATTTTGGGCGGAGTTAAGATTGCTCATCATCTCGGTTTGTTGGGCCATAGTGATGCTGATGTGCTGACCCATGCCATTATGGACGCTCTCTTAGGAGCCTTAAGTTTAGGAGATATTGGACATTATTTTCCGCCAACCGATCCCCAATGGGCTGGAGCCGATAGTCTAAAACTGTTAGCTCAGGTAAATCAGCTTGTGCAAGACCAAGGATGGCAGATCGGCAATCTCGATACGGTCATTGTCGCAGAACAACCTAAATTAAAACCCCATCTCCCAGCCATGCGAGAGAAACTCAGTCAGGTTTTAAGCCTAGAACCTGATCAGATTGGTATTAAAGCGACCACCAATGAAAACCTAGGCCCAGTAGGGCGTGAAGAAGGAATTGCGGCCTATAGTGTGGTGTTGCTCGTCAAATAA
- a CDS encoding CO2 hydration protein — translation MIKSSLEVSKHPLANYIYQLEAGQALLNDSPHNVTEVVGILKSYGVVLDAYSRNLIYIAENQFLVLFPFFKYFNGKINFQNLIKHWFHDRINFEYAEYCMKTMLWHGGGGLDNYLDGAEFKQNIEAIIQAKIKTNPFILTLHKIFPEFLPEQIRMMAYYSGLGQFWRVMADMFLSLSDRYDCGEITTIPQVVQHIQDALVADAQKPIIYQVQIREKIYDVLPSSAGLTFLVDTAIPYVEAVFFRGTPFPGTVSYNAQAYQIPYDQATFTYGALYADPLPIGGAGIPPTLLMQDMRHFLPDYLHQIYRQSFRQEEDLLVQICESFQKSMFCVTSAAIRGLAPHPLDTQNSEEKQANRLYLEQWLSRFTTSRIQAANDG, via the coding sequence ATGATTAAAAGTTCTTTAGAAGTATCAAAACATCCCCTGGCTAACTATATTTATCAACTGGAAGCCGGTCAAGCCTTACTGAATGACTCTCCTCATAATGTGACAGAAGTGGTTGGTATTCTCAAAAGCTATGGTGTTGTTTTAGATGCCTACTCCCGTAATTTAATTTATATTGCCGAAAACCAGTTTTTAGTGTTATTTCCTTTTTTTAAATATTTTAATGGCAAAATTAATTTTCAAAATTTAATCAAACATTGGTTCCACGATCGCATTAACTTCGAGTATGCTGAATATTGCATGAAAACGATGTTATGGCATGGCGGCGGCGGTTTAGATAATTACTTAGACGGAGCCGAATTTAAACAGAATATTGAAGCAATCATTCAGGCTAAAATTAAAACCAATCCTTTCATTTTAACCCTCCACAAAATTTTTCCAGAGTTTTTACCAGAACAAATACGCATGATGGCCTACTATTCGGGATTAGGTCAGTTTTGGCGAGTCATGGCCGATATGTTTCTAAGCCTATCGGATCGGTATGATTGCGGTGAAATCACAACCATTCCCCAGGTCGTTCAGCATATTCAAGATGCTTTAGTTGCAGATGCCCAAAAGCCAATTATTTATCAGGTGCAAATTCGGGAAAAAATCTATGATGTCTTACCGTCCTCGGCGGGTTTAACCTTTTTAGTGGATACGGCTATTCCTTACGTAGAGGCTGTTTTTTTCCGAGGAACGCCCTTTCCTGGTACGGTTTCCTACAATGCCCAAGCCTATCAAATTCCCTACGATCAGGCAACTTTTACCTACGGAGCTTTATATGCTGATCCCTTACCGATTGGCGGAGCCGGAATTCCTCCCACGTTACTAATGCAGGATATGCGTCACTTTTTACCCGATTATTTACATCAAATTTATCGCCAAAGTTTTCGCCAGGAAGAAGATTTGTTAGTGCAAATTTGTGAGAGTTTTCAAAAATCGATGTTTTGCGTCACATCGGCAGCCATTCGAGGTTTAGCCCCCCATCCCTTAGATACCCAAAATAGTGAGGAAAAGCAGGCTAATCGTCTCTATCTAGAACAATGGCTAAGTCGTTTTACCACCTCTCGTATTCAAGCAGCCAATGATGGCTAA
- a CDS encoding BrnT family toxin, translating to MNDPLHSQREARLIDLGMSINNRLLTVTYTERQDVIRIISCRKATLTERKLYEQS from the coding sequence ATCAATGATCCTCTCCATTCTCAAAGAGAAGCTCGATTGATTGATCTAGGAATGTCGATTAATAATCGTCTATTAACAGTTACTTATACAGAACGTCAAGACGTTATCCGAATAATTAGTTGCCGTAAAGCCACCTTAACAGAGAGAAAACTTTATGAACAATCCTAA
- a CDS encoding NDP-sugar synthase encodes MKAMILAAGKGTRVRPITYTIPKPMIPILQKPVMEFLLELLRQHGFDQIMVNVSHLAEEIESYFRDGQRFGVQIAYSFEGQIEDGRLVGAAIGSAGGLRRIQDFNPFFDDTFVVLCGDALIDLDLTAALQYHREKGAIATIVTKSVPRESVSSYGVVVTDEDGRIQAFQEKPSVDEALSTQINTGIYIFEPEIIDFIPPNQEYDLGGDLFPRLVEKGAAFFAVNMDFEWVDIGKVPDYWQAIRGVLSQEIKNVSIPGIEVKPGIYTGINVAVNWDKVHIEGPVYIGGMTRIEDGATIIGPAMIGPSCCICSGAVVDNSVIFEYSRLGPGVRLVDKLVFGRYCVDKTGAAIDVQAAALDWLITDTRQTLPYEESSQQQMIANFLKQKD; translated from the coding sequence ATGAAAGCCATGATTTTGGCCGCTGGCAAAGGAACTCGTGTTCGCCCCATCACCTATACTATCCCTAAGCCAATGATTCCCATTTTGCAGAAACCCGTCATGGAGTTTTTGCTGGAATTACTGAGACAGCATGGTTTTGACCAGATTATGGTAAATGTAAGTCATCTGGCTGAAGAGATCGAAAGTTATTTCCGTGATGGTCAACGCTTTGGTGTGCAAATTGCCTATTCCTTTGAAGGCCAGATTGAGGATGGTCGCCTAGTGGGAGCAGCGATCGGATCGGCTGGAGGATTGCGGCGCATCCAGGACTTTAATCCTTTTTTTGATGATACTTTTGTCGTTCTCTGTGGAGATGCTCTGATTGATTTGGATTTGACAGCCGCGTTGCAATACCATCGGGAAAAAGGGGCGATCGCCACCATTGTCACCAAGTCTGTCCCTAGAGAATCGGTATCAAGTTATGGTGTGGTGGTGACGGATGAGGATGGCCGGATTCAAGCCTTTCAGGAAAAACCATCGGTAGATGAGGCTTTAAGTACTCAGATTAACACCGGCATCTATATTTTTGAACCGGAAATTATTGATTTTATTCCCCCCAATCAGGAATATGATCTCGGTGGTGATCTCTTTCCTCGTTTAGTCGAAAAGGGAGCCGCTTTTTTTGCGGTCAATATGGATTTTGAATGGGTCGATATTGGCAAAGTTCCAGACTATTGGCAAGCCATTCGCGGGGTTTTGTCCCAAGAGATTAAAAATGTCTCTATCCCAGGAATTGAAGTTAAGCCAGGTATTTATACGGGTATTAACGTGGCGGTCAATTGGGACAAGGTTCACATTGAAGGCCCCGTCTATATTGGCGGCATGACCCGCATTGAAGATGGCGCAACCATTATCGGGCCTGCCATGATTGGCCCCAGTTGTTGTATTTGCAGTGGTGCGGTGGTTGATAACAGTGTGATTTTTGAGTATTCCCGCTTGGGGCCGGGGGTTCGCTTGGTCGATAAGTTAGTTTTTGGCCGTTATTGTGTGGATAAGACGGGGGCGGCGATCGATGTTCAGGCCGCCGCCTTAGATTGGTTGATTACCGATACTCGTCAAACTCTTCCCTACGAAGAAAGCAGTCAACAACAAATGATCGCTAACTTTCTTAAACAAAAGGATTAA
- a CDS encoding urease accessory protein UreF, with product MSLSFQAKPGLCQGASNSVSLLALWQLISPALPVGAYSYSEGLEWLIEHQIIRDQNTLDHWLRQELQFGSIRVEAAIALRAYQASLDQDWPLLNRWNDYLSASRESLELRQQSWQMGQSIRKLLLDLIPELDSDFAQVSTPCNYAIAFGLAAAHCHIDVSLAILGYLSSWVSNLISAGVRLVPLGQTTGQKIIWNLHPFLLQITAEILQLSDQQLQTCSWGLGLASMGHESQYTRLFRS from the coding sequence ATGTCTTTATCTTTTCAAGCAAAGCCAGGTCTTTGTCAAGGGGCAAGTAATTCTGTTTCCCTTCTCGCTCTCTGGCAGTTAATCAGTCCCGCCTTACCTGTCGGAGCCTATAGTTATTCGGAAGGGTTGGAATGGTTAATTGAACATCAGATCATTCGGGATCAAAATACCCTAGACCATTGGCTGCGGCAAGAACTTCAATTTGGCTCTATTCGTGTGGAAGCGGCGATCGCGCTACGGGCCTACCAGGCCAGTCTCGATCAAGATTGGCCATTGTTAAATCGCTGGAATGATTATTTATCGGCCAGTCGGGAAAGCCTAGAACTGAGACAGCAAAGTTGGCAAATGGGTCAATCCATACGCAAACTGTTATTGGATTTAATCCCTGAACTGGATTCCGATTTTGCCCAGGTATCAACACCCTGTAATTATGCGATCGCCTTTGGACTAGCAGCGGCCCATTGTCACATTGATGTTTCTTTAGCCATCCTGGGTTATTTATCCAGTTGGGTTAGCAATTTAATCAGTGCTGGAGTTCGTTTAGTGCCGTTGGGACAGACCACTGGCCAAAAAATCATCTGGAATCTTCACCCCTTCCTGTTGCAAATAACGGCAGAAATCCTGCAACTATCCGATCAGCAATTGCAGACCTGTAGTTGGGGTTTAGGTTTAGCCTCGATGGGTCACGAAAGCCAATATACTCGCCTCTTTCGGAGTTAG
- a CDS encoding AAA family ATPase: MADSYSEPITEEIEESGTTPKKGFSIRPFIRMAIRKSWLIILITTITGLGGLTLSFFKPTTYKGNFYLLVEPITAAAKLTDPTTLTRTEGIPQRQDFMALDYPTNLAFLQSPGMTYRIAQDVHNKLAHQTVPAIWKDLRENFKVEWIRSASGQDATKIFEVSYQGENAKEVETVLQVAARTFVKYSAEDRQTSIKAGVKFIDRQLPALQQGLNVLKQKQQLIRERYELVDPATKNEALLVQLNELSIQRLTLKQQLSSQMELYRSLQGNLKIDSNQAIAAAVLNQDQERLGLIKKVQEVDAQIAAAAALVTPDNPQMVNLKIQRENFQRLLTQRTLMLLASIRSSVAPNSPILDFQDPTRIKLTEQLIDAKNQINSIQAQSQLLETKIKQIEKLISVLPDVINQFNTIARDIRLTEEIVDKLLLQRENLKVEAAQELPWQLISKPQIPLDQHGNPVGEPPSRQKLLIAGVAGGLFISLAIIFLWEKRKNIFYCAEDIQDILGIPLIGLIPNVVSSSASLQKSVVNLPLLEETKEKNTASSELNVPESLAENSTQANRENDFLLFLDIFDEIYSELSFFYRQPALRSLVISAIQVGDGQSTIALNLAIAASQQSKKVLFVDANWQNSPTYPWLNLQNEKGLSNLLQQEISLESVLQVSPDYPHLFLLSSGPKLRTKHLWSNHFQYCMSEFQAHYDLVIYDLPPFLDNTDIYFISTYSDGLIFTIGVKKTPQTLAKEAVKKAQELRLPVLGAFANFS, from the coding sequence GTGGCGGATAGTTATTCTGAGCCAATCACTGAGGAAATTGAAGAATCGGGAACTACGCCTAAAAAAGGATTTAGTATCCGTCCTTTTATTCGGATGGCGATTCGTAAATCCTGGCTCATTATCCTAATTACCACCATTACGGGGTTAGGAGGATTGACTCTATCCTTTTTTAAGCCAACGACCTATAAAGGTAACTTTTATCTCCTCGTAGAACCGATCACCGCCGCCGCCAAACTTACCGATCCGACCACCCTAACGCGAACAGAAGGCATCCCTCAGCGTCAGGATTTTATGGCCCTAGATTATCCGACGAATCTTGCCTTCCTCCAAAGCCCTGGCATGACCTACCGGATCGCCCAGGATGTTCATAACAAGCTCGCTCACCAAACCGTACCTGCTATCTGGAAAGACCTGAGAGAAAATTTTAAAGTAGAGTGGATTCGTTCTGCTTCAGGGCAGGATGCAACCAAAATTTTTGAAGTTTCTTACCAAGGGGAAAATGCCAAGGAAGTTGAGACAGTTTTACAAGTAGCAGCCAGAACCTTCGTAAAATATAGTGCAGAAGATAGACAAACTAGCATTAAAGCTGGGGTCAAATTTATTGATCGGCAGTTACCCGCCTTACAACAAGGTCTAAATGTTCTCAAACAAAAGCAACAGTTGATTAGAGAACGTTATGAACTCGTTGATCCCGCCACAAAGAATGAGGCATTGTTAGTTCAACTCAATGAACTATCCATACAAAGACTCACCTTAAAACAACAACTTAGCTCTCAAATGGAGCTTTATAGAAGTTTACAAGGAAACTTAAAAATTGATTCTAATCAAGCGATCGCGGCGGCGGTTCTCAATCAGGATCAAGAACGATTAGGCCTGATTAAAAAAGTCCAAGAAGTTGATGCTCAAATTGCGGCGGCGGCAGCCCTGGTGACCCCAGATAACCCCCAAATGGTTAATCTTAAAATACAACGGGAGAATTTTCAAAGACTCTTGACCCAAAGGACTCTAATGCTTTTGGCGAGTATTCGTTCCTCTGTTGCACCAAACTCTCCAATTCTCGATTTTCAAGATCCGACTCGGATTAAATTAACCGAACAGTTAATTGATGCCAAAAACCAAATTAATAGTATTCAAGCCCAGTCCCAGTTATTAGAGACAAAGATTAAGCAAATTGAGAAATTGATCAGCGTACTTCCTGATGTGATCAACCAATTTAACACTATTGCCAGAGATATTCGTTTGACGGAAGAGATCGTTGATAAATTACTCCTACAGAGAGAAAATCTAAAAGTAGAAGCCGCTCAGGAATTACCTTGGCAATTGATTTCTAAACCTCAGATTCCCCTAGATCAGCATGGTAATCCCGTCGGAGAACCCCCTTCACGTCAGAAATTATTGATCGCTGGTGTTGCTGGTGGTTTATTCATCAGTTTGGCAATCATTTTCCTCTGGGAAAAACGCAAAAATATTTTTTACTGTGCTGAGGATATCCAGGATATTTTGGGTATTCCTCTCATTGGCCTTATTCCTAACGTAGTCTCTTCCTCCGCTTCTCTTCAGAAATCGGTTGTCAACTTACCATTACTAGAGGAAACAAAAGAAAAAAACACAGCCTCGTCAGAATTGAACGTTCCAGAGTCCCTCGCTGAAAATAGCACTCAGGCTAATCGAGAAAACGACTTTCTTCTCTTTCTTGATATTTTTGATGAGATTTATTCGGAACTATCCTTTTTCTATCGTCAGCCAGCCCTTCGCTCTTTAGTTATTTCTGCAATTCAGGTGGGAGATGGTCAATCTACGATCGCCCTCAATTTAGCGATCGCCGCTTCCCAACAAAGCAAAAAAGTCCTATTTGTCGATGCCAATTGGCAGAATTCTCCCACCTATCCCTGGCTGAATCTCCAAAATGAAAAAGGATTAAGTAATCTTCTCCAACAAGAAATTAGTTTAGAGTCCGTTCTTCAGGTTTCTCCAGACTACCCTCATTTATTTTTGTTAAGTTCTGGCCCTAAACTAAGAACAAAACATTTATGGTCTAATCACTTCCAATATTGTATGTCTGAATTTCAGGCACACTATGATCTAGTTATCTACGACTTACCGCCCTTCCTTGACAATACGGATATTTATTTTATTTCGACCTATAGTGACGGCTTAATTTTTACAATTGGTGTCAAGAAAACACCCCAAACCCTCGCCAAGGAAGCGGTGAAAAAAGCCCAGGAACTTCGTTTACCCGTTTTAGGTGCTTTTGCTAATTTTTCTTGA
- a CDS encoding NADH-quinone oxidoreductase subunit M, with translation MLSLLVWIPILGAIILAFFPKEGTANQWRSLSLVIAGLILVLNVVLGLQFEVNNPQMQFVESFSWISGIGLSYHLGVDGLSFPLLCLNSLLTLIAIYSTNVDTLIRPRFYFSLLLLLSGGVAGAFLAQDLLLFFLFYELEIIPLYFLIAIWGGDRRGYAAMKFLLYTAVSGFLVLVSFLGWVWLTHSLNFDYDPLRSQTLPVNLQLLLLIPLLLGLAIKIPIFPFHTWLPDAHVEASTPVSVLLAGVLLKLGTYGLLRFGVGLYLDAWVSIAPWLATLAAISALYGASCAIAQKDMKKVVAYSSIAHMAYVLLAAAATTRLSITAATAQMVSHGLISAMLFLLVGVVYRKTGSRDVDYLRGLLTPQRGLPVVGSLMILGVMASSGIPGLAGFIAEFLVFRGSFPIFPVQTLFCLIGSGLTAVYFLLMVNRVFFGRLTPELAKLPKVLWRERFPAMILALLIFVLGIQPHWLTLWSEPQAAVLLTGQSEAVAETLPLIEKINS, from the coding sequence ATCCTAAGTTTGCTGGTTTGGATTCCTATTCTCGGAGCAATTATCCTTGCTTTTTTCCCCAAAGAAGGCACTGCTAACCAATGGCGATCGCTGTCTTTAGTGATTGCGGGGCTAATTTTGGTTTTGAATGTGGTTTTAGGGCTGCAATTTGAGGTCAATAATCCCCAGATGCAGTTTGTGGAATCTTTTTCCTGGATTAGCGGTATTGGTCTGAGTTATCACTTAGGGGTGGACGGACTTTCTTTTCCTCTGCTTTGTTTAAATAGTTTATTAACGTTGATTGCTATTTATAGCACTAATGTTGATACCTTAATTCGTCCCCGTTTCTACTTTTCCTTGCTCTTACTATTAAGTGGTGGGGTGGCTGGAGCCTTTTTAGCCCAGGATCTGCTCCTCTTCTTTTTGTTCTACGAATTAGAAATTATTCCTCTCTATTTTCTGATTGCCATTTGGGGCGGCGATCGACGCGGCTATGCGGCCATGAAGTTTTTACTTTATACGGCGGTCTCTGGCTTTTTAGTCCTGGTCAGTTTTCTGGGCTGGGTCTGGTTAACCCATTCTCTCAATTTCGACTATGATCCCCTGCGATCGCAAACCTTGCCCGTTAATTTGCAACTGTTACTGTTAATTCCCTTGCTGTTGGGATTAGCGATTAAAATCCCTATTTTTCCTTTTCACACCTGGCTGCCTGATGCCCACGTAGAAGCTTCGACACCCGTTTCTGTTCTTTTGGCAGGCGTTTTATTAAAGTTGGGAACCTACGGACTTTTGCGCTTTGGAGTCGGTTTATATTTGGATGCCTGGGTGAGTATTGCTCCCTGGTTAGCGACCCTGGCTGCCATTAGTGCCTTGTATGGGGCCTCCTGTGCGATCGCCCAAAAAGATATGAAAAAAGTCGTGGCCTATTCTTCCATTGCTCACATGGCCTATGTGTTACTGGCGGCGGCGGCAACCACTCGTTTAAGTATTACGGCGGCGACAGCTCAGATGGTCAGTCATGGATTAATTTCGGCGATGTTATTTCTTTTGGTGGGCGTGGTTTATCGTAAAACGGGCAGTCGGGATGTGGATTATCTACGGGGCTTGTTAACACCCCAACGAGGTTTACCAGTTGTGGGCAGTTTAATGATTTTAGGGGTCATGGCCAGTTCAGGAATTCCTGGATTAGCAGGCTTTATCGCTGAATTTTTGGTTTTTAGGGGCAGTTTCCCCATTTTTCCCGTACAAACCCTATTTTGTTTAATTGGTAGTGGTTTAACGGCTGTTTATTTTCTCTTAATGGTTAACAGGGTCTTTTTCGGACGTTTAACACCTGAATTAGCAAAATTACCTAAAGTTTTATGGCGAGAACGTTTTCCAGCCATGATCCTTGCCCTACTTATTTTTGTTTTAGGTATTCAGCCCCATTGGTTAACCCTGTGGAGTGAACCTCAAGCTGCCGTACTATTAACAGGTCAAAGTGAGGCTGTGGCTGAAACTTTACCGTTGATCGAAAAGATCAACAGTTAA
- a CDS encoding NAD(P)H-quinone oxidoreductase subunit F, which produces MTDFLLQNSWFIPFYSLIGSFLTLPWSVGLVKRTGPRPAAYFNILMTLVSVLHGTAVFTAIWQKQTIQIVFHWLQVADLDLSFSLQISPVSLGALEVVTGISLLAQLYALGYMEKDWSLARFYGLLGVFEAALGAMALSDSLFLSYALLEILTLSTYLLVGFWYAQPLVVSAARDAFLTKRVGDIILLMGVVALSSYGEGLTFSQLDSWANCSPIPPLTATLLGLSLIAGPTGKCAQFPLNLWLDEAMEGPNPAGIMRNSIVVSAGAYVLIKLQPVFALSPLVSNTLIVLGTVTAIITSLIAIAQIDIKRALSHSTSAYLGLVFVAVGLGHVDIAFLILFTHAIAKALLFMSAGSIIQTTSNQNITEMGGLWSRMPATTTAFVVGSAGIIGVLPMGMFWTWQRWLNGSWDINWWILILLCFLNLLSALNLTRVFRLVFLGPSQSKTRRAPEVPWPMAVPMVTLTLATLIAPLAPIRWPLWLSPTMPLMNQDSWLSQWGMVVVFVAGLIGFGIGSTIKLDRALSRSMQLSVRFCQDLFSYDFYLDRIYAVTVVAAVASISRLADWFDRYVIDGAVNLISLATIFSGSALKYNASGQSQFYLLTILMGVSLLFWVVLSGQWSLLREFWSSWM; this is translated from the coding sequence ATGACTGACTTTCTTTTACAAAATAGTTGGTTTATTCCCTTTTATAGCTTAATTGGCTCCTTTTTGACCCTTCCCTGGTCAGTAGGACTGGTTAAACGAACGGGGCCGCGCCCGGCTGCCTATTTCAATATTTTAATGACCCTGGTTTCTGTCTTGCATGGAACGGCTGTGTTTACGGCGATTTGGCAGAAACAGACGATACAGATTGTCTTTCATTGGCTCCAGGTAGCGGATCTGGATCTTTCCTTTTCACTTCAGATTTCGCCGGTGAGTTTAGGAGCCTTGGAAGTCGTCACAGGGATCAGTTTGTTGGCTCAACTTTATGCCCTGGGCTACATGGAAAAGGATTGGTCTTTAGCTCGTTTTTATGGACTTTTGGGGGTTTTTGAGGCGGCTCTGGGAGCGATGGCTTTGAGTGATTCCCTCTTTTTAAGTTACGCGCTCTTAGAAATTCTGACCCTTTCCACCTATCTATTGGTGGGATTTTGGTATGCTCAACCCCTGGTGGTGAGTGCAGCGCGAGATGCCTTTTTAACCAAACGGGTCGGTGACATTATTTTGTTAATGGGGGTTGTGGCTCTCTCTAGTTATGGAGAGGGTTTAACCTTTTCTCAGTTAGATAGCTGGGCCAATTGCTCTCCTATTCCGCCCTTAACGGCAACCCTCTTGGGTCTATCTCTGATTGCCGGGCCAACGGGAAAATGCGCCCAATTTCCCCTTAATCTCTGGCTAGATGAGGCGATGGAAGGGCCTAATCCGGCGGGAATTATGCGGAATTCGATTGTGGTTTCGGCGGGAGCCTACGTTTTAATTAAACTTCAGCCGGTCTTTGCCCTATCACCCCTAGTTTCTAATACCCTTATTGTGCTAGGCACGGTGACGGCTATTATTACTTCCTTGATTGCGATCGCCCAAATTGATATTAAGCGGGCCTTATCTCATTCCACCAGTGCCTATCTAGGTTTGGTGTTTGTGGCGGTGGGTTTGGGCCATGTGGATATTGCTTTTTTAATTCTCTTTACCCATGCGATCGCCAAAGCACTGTTATTTATGAGTGCTGGTTCGATTATTCAGACCACCAGTAATCAAAATATTACGGAAATGGGAGGATTGTGGTCACGGATGCCAGCCACTACCACTGCCTTTGTCGTTGGTTCTGCGGGCATTATTGGGGTGTTGCCCATGGGGATGTTTTGGACTTGGCAACGTTGGTTAAATGGTTCCTGGGACATTAATTGGTGGATATTAATCTTACTCTGTTTTTTAAATCTACTCTCGGCTCTCAATTTGACGCGGGTATTTCGCTTAGTCTTTTTAGGGCCATCCCAGAGTAAAACTAGACGTGCTCCCGAAGTTCCCTGGCCGATGGCGGTTCCGATGGTGACGTTAACGTTGGCAACCTTAATTGCTCCTTTGGCTCCGATTCGCTGGCCCCTTTGGCTTTCTCCCACCATGCCGCTAATGAATCAGGATAGTTGGCTCAGTCAGTGGGGAATGGTTGTGGTTTTTGTCGCCGGTTTAATCGGTTTTGGCATTGGTAGCACTATTAAATTAGATCGGGCATTGTCTCGTTCTATGCAATTATCGGTGCGCTTTTGCCAAGATTTATTTTCCTATGACTTTTATCTTGACCGTATTTATGCCGTAACGGTGGTAGCGGCGGTCGCGAGTATTTCCCGTTTAGCAGATTGGTTTGATCGCTATGTCATTGATGGAGCGGTCAATTTGATCAGTTTAGCGACCATTTTCAGTGGTAGTGCCTTGAAATATAATGCTTCCGGCCAATCTCAATTTTATTTATTAACTATTCTGATGGGAGTCAGTTTGTTATTTTGGGTTGTATTAAGTGGTCAGTGGTCATTGCTGAGGGAGTTTTGGTCATCATGGATGTAG